The following nucleotide sequence is from Drosophila takahashii strain IR98-3 E-12201 chromosome 3L, DtakHiC1v2, whole genome shotgun sequence.
ACCTCGACAACCTCCTCTGATGAAAGTCAAACCACTGTGTCGTCTACTCCTGCTGTAGAAGTCACCCAGGGAACATCTTCAAACGATGAAGGAAACTCCGGTCAGTCCTCGTCGActaccacaacaacaacaactacatctTCGGATGACGGTCAAGCCACCACCTCTTCTGACCCGACTGTGGAAGTGACCCAGGGATCGAACAGCGATGGAAACTCCAGTCAGTCCTCGTCCACAACCACCTCGACAACCTCCTCTGATGAAAGTCAAACCACTGTGTCGTCTACTCCTGCTGTAGAAGTCACCCAGGGAACATCTTCAAACGATGAAGGAAACTCCGGTCAGTCCTCGTCgaccaccacaacaacaacaactacatctTCGGACCAAGCCAGCACCATGCCAGGATCGAGCTCAAAGTGGacgaaaaccacaaaaacttATTCGTCAAAGACTTCCAAGGTTCCCAAGTCAAATAGAAATTCTAACTCTAGCTCGAgcgtaacaacaacaactgtaACGACGAGCTCGACACCTCAAATCCAACACTCCTGGTCAAACTCATGGAAGAAAAATGGTGGCAAGTCCAAAAAGTATTGGACCAAGAGGTGGAGTTCAACGACCGGCAAAAGTAAAAGGAATAGTTCATCTGTGGATGGTGCAGAATCGTCTGACTCATTAGTTGATGCAGCTATTGATGTCATCCAAGGAAACAGTTCGAACGACGATGCAAAGTCTACCCAGTCTTCAACAACCACTACAGTTTCCTCAACCGATGGAAGCGATCAGACCAGCTCTTCATCTTTGCCGATGGTAGACGCTACTGTCGTTTCCCAAGGTGGCAAATCAAGCTCAACCTCGactaaaaccacaaaaacaacCGTAACGACAAGCTCCTCATCGACTCCTAAGGTCAAACACTCCTGGTCGAGCTCATCGAAGAACACTTCCAATAGTGGTAAATCGAGCAAGACATCTTcgaccacaacaacaacaacttctTCGAATAAGGGTCAATCCAGCACATCTTCAGATCCCCAAATCGAAATCACTCAGGGTAGCCCTTTAAACGATAATGAAAGCTCGAGCCAGGTCACCACTACGACAACTTCATCTGAGAGCCAAATTGGAGAATCGTCTGCTCCTGTCGTTAAAGTCACCAAGGAAAGTTCCACAAGCAAGGATGGAAAGACCACTCGGTCttcaaccacaacaacaacaacaaccaccaaTGGAGGTAGTCAGTCCAGTACCTTATCACTTCCGGTGGTTGATGCCAGCATAGTGGCAAATGGCGGAAAGTCAAGCTCAAAATCTTCAACGACAACTACAACCACAACCACCAAAGGAAGTAAATCGTCGGGTATCTCGCTACCGGAAGTTGATGCCACCATTTCACTTAATGGAGGAAAAGCAGGCTTAACATTGACTAAGACCACTAAGACGTACACGTCAAACAACTCCGAAGTTCCCCAGTCGAATGGAAAGTCAAGTTCGAGCaaaactacaactacaaccaTTACGACGAAAACTTCTTCAAACAATGGTCAATCCAGCACGTCCTCTGATCCCCAAATCGAAATCACTCAGGGTAGCGCTTTGAGTGATAATGGAAGCTTGAACCAGGCCACTACAACGACAACTTCATCTGAGAGCCAAATTGGGGAATCGTCTTCTCCTGTCGTCAAAGTCACTAAAGAAAGTTATACAAGCAAAGATGGAAAGACCACTCGATCatcaaccacaacaacaacaacaaccaccaaTGGAGGTAGTCAGTCCAGTACCTTATCACTTCCGGTGGTTGATGCCAGCATAGTGGCAAATGGCGGAAAGTCAAGCTCAAAATCTTCAACGACAACTACAACCACATCCACCAAAGGAAGTAAATCGTCGGGTATTGTCTCGCTACCGGAAGTTGACGCCACCATTTCACTTGATGGAGGAAAGTCTGGCTCAACGCTGACTAAGATCACTAAAACCTACACCTCAAACAACTCCGAAGTTCCCCAGTCGAATGGAAAGTCAAGTTCGAGTaaaactacaactacaaccaTTACGTCTAAAACTTCATCGGTCCCCAAAACTGAGACAAAATACTCCTGGTCCAGTTCGTCAAAGAAAACATCAAATCCTATCCGCTTAACCCTGCCGACCATTGATGCCGGAATCTCTGTCGGCGGAGGAGATTCATCGAGTTCGTGGTCGAAACTGATTAAAAGAAGTACCACAGATGGTGAGACCAACGCCCGTGATGGATCATCCCTTTCTGGTTCTATTGTAGGTGCAGTCGGAACTCGAGGAGCACAGTCCTGGTCCCAGCGCTCTGGATTCTCGGGCGACAGTTCTCTTGCCCAGGGATCTCCAGACATCCGTTTCCGGCTAGCCCGTGGTCAGACCAGTAACGATGCTCAGTCGCAGAACTTGAATTCCTGGACCAGAAGCGCCAGCCAAGACAGCGGAAGTTTGGATAACGGAGTCGCATCCGTAGATGGACAGAATTTGGAAGGATCGGAGAGCTCCAGTGACGCAACCATGATGCAAGGTGGCTCCGTGGGCGCCACCGGACAGTATCCCTACTGGTGGGGCAATGGACGATGGGTGGGCGTTGGAGCCAGAAGGAGCTGGACGCCCTACGGATGGCGTCCATATGGCAGCGGATGGGGCGGCTGGAGCAATCAATATTAAAGTTGGTCCGTGCGAATGGATAAGTCCAGAATTAAACGGCAGATGACTTTAATTTACACGattgaaaatatatgcatttgaatattataaatccgttttttttttctgggtattTTTCATTCGACAGAATAGTTATTTATTATCACAAAATATTGAACACTCTATTGGGAGATAAATGTGATGATTGATATGGGCATGATTGTATTTTGCAGGGACcgcaaataacagttatttgtgatttttattttaaaaggcctactgagatgtgtacaagttttaattaacaatttaactgttttttttgcactttatagacatgaacaaataacagttaatttgctttccagatttattgacatgcatatactttgtggacaagagtaaaaagaacgttatttttgacgtttaaaacaaaatatcacagtagtctttttaaaataaaaatcacaaataactgttatttacggtccctggtattTTGGGGTAatgcttctttttattttggctgttcaaaaaagttcttacatatttaataaaaacacaaaacccaAATATGAGGTTAGGCTTTAAGAAGTttgaacatttatttttaagaagaaaGATAGAAAAAATGAAGCAACAGTAAACGGGTTAATCAGGCCTAGAAGAAAAAGTAGAATTTGTTTCCACTACTGCTGCCgttgaaaaacttaataaagtcCGTCCATGACCATTGAGGAACTGACGGAGATTCAGTCGTGGTTGTGGGGGCTTCAGTGGTTGTGGAACTTTCGGCGTTGGCACATGCTAACATCAATAGCATCAACgagaaaataacaattaaagcaTGTGCCTTCATGATTGGTTGGAATGCAgactaaaatttgaattacgtgCTCTAGCGTTTTATACCTTTCCGAAAAAAATCCATGTTATACTCtgccaaatatttgcacatATGTTTCAGTGTTTAATTTCTAATGGCGAAGAGTCAGCAACCTGCGTGATACAAACGTGTATCCAATATTGACGTGTTATTTATTAGAGAGATTTGGCATttgtttacattatttaacttgtaaattaaaaaaaaaatttaaaaattagatttttaattacaGTTTTTAACTAATATACCATTTCAGTGTTTTCTAAAAAACTAacagttataattaatatattaaaagaaattatattttaaaataacatcatttgaatttttgcgcgcAAGGAGTACTTTTTCTACACAGGGTGTGTATGGtacttattttcgtttttcacGAGAAATCAGAcaataaaccaaaaaatcaataaatgatTAACAtatatgttaatatatatttaaaaaacgtaaaagaaatttttaaaacgaaaaacatcgattgcaaaggaaaaacatcgatgtttccgaaatttataaaatcatcGATTCATCGATGTtaccatcgatgtttctccacctctagcggtccaaaaaaaaataaaaaaaaatcgaatttcaggattatcaacaataaaaaacccCCGAAATAGTTAATAAAAAAGTGACAACGTTTCGCGAAGCGTTTGGAAACAGTGACCGGAAGTAGACGACTTTAATCGCGGAGTTTTGAGCAGTTTTAGGCAAATAGCAAacactgcacacacacacacacttgcacGAACAGATGAAAATCTGGAAATTgtcgtttttcttttaattcaaCGCAGCAGTCTTTGTGATTTGGTATTACAATTGAAATCGGTAAATTAGAGCACACATTCGGCTTACGAAAGATCCCCACTAACTTCTCCATCCGGAAACAAGAGAAACTCGGTTTTCGGTGGGTGAAAGGAACCACTGAGGTCGCATTTTCTGCGACGACATCTCGGACAAAGAACACATAGTTTTTCGTGATTTGTGTGGAACGGTCAAACGCACATACAAATCCGGAGGTGTCGCCTATGACGCACACTTTTCGCCCCCAAGAAAGTGTTTGATCCACCCGATAGCCAGCAACAAAGGAGAGGAGCACAGTGAGGGGCACGAAAATAGCAGCGCACCACCATGACAATCAAGCCAGTGAGCGCACCACCGAGTGCGAAGCGCGTGGCTGGCAATGTGGATGCGGATAACAAGGAGGCCCAGGTGGTTGTGGTGGAGCAGTCGGTGGTCAGCCAGACCCACAGCCATGCCCACACCCACAGCCATCGCAACGTCGTCATCGATGGACATGGGCAGGTGAGTGGGCCACTTTTCCAAATCGCCACCTGGTCTCGCCTATTAATTGGCTCCTTTTTCCGCCCCCTTTTCAGAGTCCCCAGAGGCGTGGCGAGGTCTACGACGAACTGGCACGCACCCATCGCTGCAGCCCCCACAAGAGGTGAGTTATGGCCATGGGGCTACTCACTGGATTTCGCGGGGTGGGGCTCCGCGCCCCGTAGCAGCTGCATTTAATTGGGTTACTCGGAAGAGTGGGGACTCCCCTAACATTCCTGGTGTATAAGTACAAGGGAATTCACAAGAGTTAGGAGACCTACATCTAGAAGAATTAAAATGCAAGCGTGACTATCCGGTTTATAGTTCTTTCTGCTAGGTTCCAACTCTAATTTCATCTTCGTAACGTAATTCAATGCTAGTAATTaatatttgcaaatttaaaaacttcttAGAAATATGACCAACCTTAACTGAGATTTAAGAAcatttataatgtttacattcatttattctctattaattacaaaatgtttttacaaatttacataCCGTTGGCACTCCAAAGGTTTAAAACCCATACTTGTTCAGTTTTGTTATAATCATAATTATCATAATCattgcacagaaaaaattatacaacgttttaggttccgttttcatataaaaccgttttaaaaataaaaatgaaaacgttttaaaaatgcaaagtaaaataaatttgtatgaaacgttttactttttaaaatgtttcaccccttattttgcacctaaaacttttgataattttctctgtatTATTCAAATGGTTTCTAAGTTTTTTATAGGTTTACCATGctaaacatagtcaaaaatcgaattataatttatagtttGATTTTGAAAATCCTCTATTCAAATCAGTAGTCGTTATTCCGTTTGTAAAAATCCTAAATTTCCTTACAATCTATTTGGAATTCAATATTGACGGTTTTTCCCTTTCAACCAGCACACGTTCGAAGCGTCGTGACCACCACGAAACCCATGCCCACCACTACAAGCGCGATCGTCTGGAGCGTGAGAAACTGAACCacccggcggcggtggcgggaAGCGGAGCACCCGGTGTCTCCGGCAGCAAGTGCAACAGTCCGCCGTTGGCTTCGACCTCTGGCAGTAGCAGTCCCTCGGCGGTGGGCAGGAATTCGCCCGAACATTTGGGGCTAGGCTGCGCCACAGCACCGAAAGCACAGGTTCAGATGTCGCCGGCCACGGCGGCTGCCAATCTGCTGAAAACAGTGGAGGAGACGTTCTCCGGCTACAACAGCGGCGATGAGCATCTTCAGCCCAAGGAGCGCTTGATTCCGGTGGAGGAGTGGCAGCGCCGCGACGTGGAGTTCGCCAAGTGCATGGAACAGCGCGGCTACGAACTGAAGCCCGTCGAGGAGGACGGCGCCTGCCTCTTTCGCTCGATCTCGCTGCAGATCTACGGCGACGAGGAGATGCACGACGTGATCCGGCAACACACCATGGATTACATTGTAATGTTTAGGCCTGAGGTATTTCAAATTGTATACTAATAGTACTGGTTTCTCATGCAGCACGAGAATCGCGAGTACTTTGGTCAGTTTGTCACTGAGGACATCAACAGCTATATACAGCGCAAACGAGCTAGAGACGCTCATGGCAACCACATCGAGATCCAGGCGATATCCGAGATCTACAGCCGCACCGTTGAAGTATACTGCTACCAGTCAAGTAAGTAAAATCTagtgttaatataaatattaaattaatgtaTAAACCAAACtctaatatatttgtattctcATTACAGATCCCATCAACATTTTTAACTCCGAGCAGTCGCAGGCAGGCTATCCCCCCTTGCGTTTGTCCTATCAGCGCGGATCCCACTATAATGCTATTCTAGATCCCTACAACGCCACCGTTGGCGTGGGCCTGGGCTTGGCTGGTTACAAGCCCGAGATCCAAACCAAAGAGGCAGTGCGTCTCAGTGAGCAGTTGGAAATCGAACAGGTATGTAAAGCTACCATGCTTACAACT
It contains:
- the LOC108059070 gene encoding uncharacterized protein, with amino-acid sequence MKAHALIVIFSLMLLMLACANAESSTTTEAPTTTTESPSVPQWSWTDFIKFFNGSSSGNKFYFFF
- the Duba gene encoding OTU domain-containing protein 5-B — protein: MTIKPVSAPPSAKRVAGNVDADNKEAQVVVVEQSVVSQTHSHAHTHSHRNVVIDGHGQSPQRRGEVYDELARTHRCSPHKSTRSKRRDHHETHAHHYKRDRLEREKLNHPAAVAGSGAPGVSGSKCNSPPLASTSGSSSPSAVGRNSPEHLGLGCATAPKAQVQMSPATAAANLLKTVEETFSGYNSGDEHLQPKERLIPVEEWQRRDVEFAKCMEQRGYELKPVEEDGACLFRSISLQIYGDEEMHDVIRQHTMDYIHENREYFGQFVTEDINSYIQRKRARDAHGNHIEIQAISEIYSRTVEVYCYQSNPINIFNSEQSQAGYPPLRLSYQRGSHYNAILDPYNATVGVGLGLAGYKPEIQTKEAVRLSEQLEIEQTMFEDKLKTTDWEATNEAIEEQIARESYLQWCRENMQRSRSSNTAAGSATSSTVTSAEALTDSDASPSKYSVCGGTGSSSNPPVTLTSGSGSGDAAAPAFSLSPKTLGQFSHKLPPEVNELAGYDSDATDMSSTSSVGHCGGNSSPSTASGQRSGKGSKSQRRSTALRKKRRHESREAPLASKSAEVLEAPLRKSPKRDSAPSVARADTPEAEQRPCTSKQSSSPQKSGDAKEQSYSNFYQELLEASYADEGVNESEMLQQAIQMSTRDYMEDQKRKFLCGP